One genomic window of Channa argus isolate prfri chromosome 5, Channa argus male v1.0, whole genome shotgun sequence includes the following:
- the LOC137128019 gene encoding uncharacterized protein: MSFTANPALVPDRDSLPLKKRDQRPSSPPQPKQLPQQCDSATFKAPYPYKSHSEFKTKYTGPFQPVPRRVPALYQPWMPTHTSPRSKPHVLSTFREHGWAEWREFNGLHPGWDFSPHYQHHSHLSGTSALYSSHPHHPPRFSPIPLVSEGFHRVGEGYGWEQLKTLRDKCLNSERQSNDKNKGPYVRRRDKKVECFPRLEKANPPLLSTSLPPSPHEDLTLQRNSLHKSTRLVNHPISGLSFTRVFPEYSSKCTYTSMKEETSSAPALPSPDDASSSSSSPNHFPWLLPHFVAGSLIELRDGRLRRVEHLQTEDFLLGSLACPDLRLSCYTVQSISPSASSSCISRLLILLHDQQSQELVDVYVEYPFFVRGEGWSSCSPQRTARICGLQCRQLSVGDVCLALTPISAPQLPTSATPEPKPSPGTSGGGSELLKLPHPLVPPEPRWPTGEKKKEAEAVRRRHYSAPELRGPGTNCM, from the exons ATGAGCTTCACAGCCAATCCTGCTCTAGTCCCAGACAGGGACAGTCTACCACTCAAAAAGAGGGACCAAAGACCAAGTTCACCACCACAGCCGAAGCAGCTGCCGCAGCAGTGTGATTCTGCAACGTTCAAGGCACCTTACCCTTACAAAAGCCACAGtgagtttaaaacaaaatacacaggaCCTTTTCAGCCCGTGCCAAGACGAGTTCCTGCACTCTACCAACCCTGGATGCCGACTCACACGTCCCCCAGGTCTAAACCTCATGTGCTATCCACCTTCAGGGAGCATGGTTGGGCTGAGTGGAGAGAGTTCAATGGCCTGCACCCTGGATGGGACTTTTCCCCTCACTATCAGCATCACAGCCACTTGTCTGGCACCTCTGCACTCTACTCTAGCCATCCACACCACCCTCCCAGATTCAGCCCCATCCCCCTGGTCTCTGAGGGCTTCCACAGGGTGGGTGAAGGATATGGCTGGGAGCAGCTGAAGACGTTAAGGGACAAGTGTTTGaattcagagaggcagagcaatGACAAGAATAAAGGACCTTATGTAAGGAGAAGGGACAAAAAAGTTGAGTGTTTTCCCAGGTTGGAAAAAGCAAATCCTCCATTGTTGAGCACCAGTCTACCTCCCTCTCCACACGAGGACCTTACACTGCAACGGAATTCATTGCACAAATCCACAAGGCTTGTCAACCATCCTATTTCTGGACTTTCCTTCACAAGAGTTTTCCCTGAGTATAGCTCAAAATGCACATACACGTCCATGAAAGAGGAAACATCATCAGCTCCCGCTCTCCCCTCCCCTGATGAcgcctcttcttcctcttcctcacctAACCATTTCCCCTGGCTGCTCCCTCACTTTGTGGCCGGCTCTCTGATTGAACTTAGAGATGGACGACTAAGAAGAGTGGAGCATTTACAGACGGAGGACTTCCTGCTCGGGTCACTGGCCTGTCCAGACCTGCGTCTGAGCTGCTACACCGTGCAGAGCATCTCGCcttcagcctcctcctcctgcatTTCACGCCTCCTCATTCTGCTCCACGACCAGCAGTCCCAG GAGTTGGTGGATGTCTACGTGGAGTATCCCTTCTTTGTGCGCGGGGAGGGCTGGTCCTCCTGCAGCCCTCAGAGAACTGCCCGTATCTGTGGCCTGCAGTGCCGCCAGCTCAGTGTGGGGGATGTCTGCTTGGCTCTTACTCCCATCTCGGCTCCACAGCTTCCGACATCAGCCACCCCGGAGCCAAAACCCTCGCCCGGAACGTCAGGGGGAGGGAGTGAACTCCTAAAATTACCACACCCACTGGTTCCTCCTGAGCCACGGTGGCCGACAGGTGAGAAAAAGAAGGAGGCTGAAGCGGTCCGGAGGAGACATTATTCCGCCCCTGAGCTGAGAGGTCCAGGGACTAATTGCATGTAG